Proteins from a single region of Strix aluco isolate bStrAlu1 chromosome 18, bStrAlu1.hap1, whole genome shotgun sequence:
- the PRR14L gene encoding protein PRR14L isoform X2: MLSSGVESLLNSSVSAVTEELDTGLPESISDELMAVSEPNVGLDAKSNVSTLAHSDSLSAEHHRTSGVENFCQKTEDLGDMLQVISHWPAESLTEELLKAGDLEENEKNRKIDFRKLDWSSDGYWKEDEEAQDAEEYHAECCALAPGESWSKHEDPCLNQHEVKSLRPCRTEIAGSLKNTEENQANVQVTAETLPKLTEEVQVFSSVASSPEEFSKEKLKMIPSEGDKLKKDLWQSSVSDLCKDDIKENSLLMEMSTIASHEIGQTDRLFYKTSSKISPPSSNTYLDLSTNLEKDSSETQLLEKESESNTTPEELADSFVEATEANSNDSLSTGKETNLIYTLNVTLPPVAQKSRESHHNECLPCTANKISSRNEAQDNLSGKESIGASGTTGEQVAEIVLHEDKFKSSVSSRTFDNLNLTSKISQKNMKSLTGNIESMVTGLENEHKDTKNCNNWSIKDQCTVASTSCILSGSTCVDDVLPNSYSFNAEVDKKIEENVNLEGEASAGYNSKKATIFPEAHFPLACGCLLHEDDWGNRGVDLHGINDISTAKNMFCSAYTAEKSIATLVRDEISNKNMEVVKQFDLCKVTDGSEIVCDRDEAKEQIGMCALQTEELDKIRTVDSSKALEGNQRNKTSEQLLASYLNKKTCVHNFGFCNSPLGPKKRELGTSEKKEVSSLAADPSKCSASICDTCPLLNNMNIQTRHASQTEKTIHPMENQCLACLSEFDGPDPSNKQHLESLNNQPNAGLQTMATSAEETKISVGSSQSEETLLKTGDDLPALAHKYAREDSVQGILKENVVDLDSLNGVRNEDCSRYVGFISDLIEEKTIRLKEHKNRCEREDKGTPEESFSDSKSHCSQHACFIKCAKEKAELVFAGNKMQQSLPKMKLLMEDQENTASAQFLPFSSIHGSLSYKPENTNVLSETENKKSLRIKSIFNNSCLQLIYEPGKETDAQKGIGPSHFGKFDIQESFDETRVDSETSSALNLGISLPEREKLCMSSENTQIENCDLSSTEVFSKVTKPLSVTMSVKRRASDAEVLSSEKETSTGFLNGAKSSSVRAHSEERLRDEGHSMLTVKDVDVTSPKSSHCGEKFKNACVEEKMGREVAPRRKLPIDSFLDGEDCLWASLEDSKESGSKRVPLSTENNGNVLEEIPKSNLNNLLKERKKYIKLTNLAATSLLSETLHDCQAEAASDAETSPELQYNTTPTSDPRVNILSNSCKDSSPNCMVCSEVCVPYKLNAQSKDKEITEGQDTIPTHSVCKENERLDQIEKRQVLKRKNKYEKMEVHLSDKAQEQKSEYQEKEKITLQLSMLHSSELLRSSSDELVTSRNTRIEGLSEEIFAVRSSENKLCSTLQEVKRPKITTDIINSQFLKTQDSEMENLNLNLGYDGIPGAFGIINKLRGPLPLKRQPGRACKKVPTSYQLKTVRKGKKIRSSPFFEIVPEILPKQENTLLKSLYFACKPPTMETETAMRFVHMPRQRAKRCSLLNSLKLRKRTKEPALLSKLSAMASKLLAPAKSIHNLEPLPYSSEILPVGERYSQRRSKNLLEAFSCINRNLHSRWADSWCTKMFSFQPLALYSVESTKILFSDLSHKPPTSFLDTPVFPISFHIKLDSSPVSDLTGITSQHSVHHRPGAWEEMPAPPSEWTFSFLLSQSCSGTTAFKEDSSLRGELHSSLSVTTPRTVALHPDRRRNAAAERRGGCSMLGLHTVLALSSPGCYRIWTRRRNLTSHIPTIQRLFISQFAQGLKGARYPTCVSDGLVSSLPYSLGRVLSIWSQHGPACPSEITPLHSNHCKWQPSVGIENSNGMLPHLPVQCLEALQTAGHEICLATSFPLPLPKSCSLPESLPSPPRLSASELQVHALDEADASVPACLGSRDDTELKKTEPEKRPKKVSQIRIRKTVPKPDPNLTPMGLPKPKRLKKKEFSLEEIYTNKNYKSPPPARSLETIFEEPKEKNGRLISVSQQKRKRILEFQDFTLPRKRKTRSKIKAVGSFTRAKKAALQSAELDALLSQKLMDLEAFFAKEAEQEQASSI; the protein is encoded by the exons ATGCTATCATCTGGGGTGGAATCTCTCCTTAATTCTTCTGTGTCTGCTGTAACAGAGGAATTGGACACTGGACTGCCAGAGAGCATCTCTGATGAACTTATGGCTGTATCGGAGCCTAACGTGGGATTAGATGCAAAATCCAACGTATCAACATTAGCACACAGTGACAGTCTGTCAGCTGAGCATCATAGGACTTCTGGAGTAGAAAACTTTTGCCAGAAGACAGAGGATTTGGGTGATATGCTCCAGGTGATTTCTCATTGGCCAGCGGAATCCCTCACTGAAGAATTACTAAAGGCTGGAGAccttgaagaaaatgaaaaaaacagaaaaatagacTTTAGGAAACTAGACTGGTCTAGTGATGGATACTGGAAAGAAGATGAAGAGGCACAAGATGCTGAGGAGTATCATGCTGAATGCTGTGCTTTAGCTCCTGGGGAAAGTTGGTCAAAACAC GAGGACCCTTGCTTAAACCAGCATGAGGTGAAGTCTTTGAGACCCTGTCGCACTGAAATAGCGGGATCTCTGAAGAACACAG AAGAAAACCAAGCAAATGTTCAGGTGACAGCTGAAACTCTGCCAAAGCTCACTGAAGAAGTACAAG TTTTTAGTTCTGTTGCTTCATCTCCTGAGGAGTTctcaaaagaaaaacttaaaatgatCCCATCAGAAGGTGATAAGTTGAAAAAAGACCTGTGGCAATCCTCTGTCAGTGATCTATGCAAGgatgatataaaagaaaatagTCTATTGATGGAAATGAGCACCATCGCTTCCCATGAAattggacagacagacagactctTTTATAAGACCTCCAGTAAAATTTCTCCTCCCAGTAGCAACACCTATCTGGATCTTAGTACCAACCTAGAAAAAGACTCGTCTGAGACACAACTGCTTGAAAAGGAGTCTGAGAGTAATACAACACCAGAAGAGTTGGCTGACAGTTTTGTTGAGGCTACAGAAGCTAACAGTAATGACAGTTTGTCCACTGGCAAAGAAACTAATTTGATTTATACACTAAATGTAACTCTACCTCCTGTTGCACAAAAATCAAGAGAATCTCATCATAATGAATGTCTTCCTTGTACTGCCAATAAAATTTCAAGCAGGAACGAGGCTCAGGATAATCTGTCTGGAAAAGAATCAATTGGTGCTTCTGGAACAACGGGGGAACAAGTTGCTGAAATTGTACTTCATGAAGACAAATTCAAGTCTTCGGTAAGTTCCAGGACTTTTGATAACCTTAATCTGACAAGCAAAATTTCCCAAAAGAACATGAAGTCTTTAACAGGAAATATAGAGAGTATGGTCACTGGTTTAGAAAATGAACACAAAGACACAAAGAATTGTAATAATTGGAGTATAAAAGACCAGTGTACGGTTGCCAGTACTTCCTGTATTTTATCAGGGAGCACTTGTGTAGATGATGTTCTCCCAAACAGTTATTCTTTTAATGCTGAGGTTGATAAGAAGAttgaagaaaatgttaatttggAAGGAGAAGCTTCAGCTGGCTATAACAGTAAAAAGGCAACAATCTTTCCAGAAGCACACTTCCCTTTAGCATGTGGATGTCTTCTTCATGAAGATGACTGGGGCAACAGAGGTGTAGATCTGCATGGGATAAATGACATTTCCACAGCAAAAAACATGTTTTGCTCAGCTTATACTGCAGAGAAGTCTATTGCTACCCTGGTGAGAGATGAGATTTCAAATAAGAATATGGAGGTTGTGAAACAATTTGATCTCTGTAAAGTAACAGATGGCAGTGAAATTGTTTGTGACAGAGATGAGGCAAAAGAACAAATCGGCATGTGTGCTCTCCAGACAGAGGAACTTGATAAAATAAGAACTGTGGATTCTTCAAAGGCTTTGGAAGGCAATCAGAGAAATAAGACTAGTGAACAGCTATTAGCCAGCTACTTgaacaaaaaaacctgtgttcATAATTTTGGATTTTGCAACTCTCCATTAGGCCCAAAGAAGAGAGAACTAGGCACATCTGAGAAGAAAGAAGTGTCCTCACTTGCAGCTGATCCCTCCAAGTGTAGTGCTTCAATCTGTGATACATGTCCGTTACTCAACAACATGAATATTCAAACACGACATGCTAGCCAAACAGAAAAGACCATTCATCCAATGGAAAATCAGTGTCTTGCATGTCTGAGCGAGTTTGATGGCCCAGATCCAAGCAACAAGCAACATTTAGAAAGTTTAAACAACCAACCAAATGCTGGCTTACAAACTATGGCTACTTCTGCAGAAGAAACCAAAATATCAGTTGGCTCTAGTCAAAGTGAAGAGACACTGTTAAAAACAGGTGACGACCTGCCTGCATTAGCTCATAAATATGCAAGAGAAGACAGTGTTCAAGGAATTCTAAAAGAGAATGTAGTGGATTTGGACTCTTTAAATGGTGTGAGAAATGAAGACTGTTCAAGATACGTGGGCTTCATCAGTGATCTAATTGAAGAGAAGACAATCAGACTAAAAGAACACAAGAACAGAtgtgaaagagaagataaaggaACTCCTGAAGAAAGCTTTTCTGATAGCAAATCACACTGCTCGCAGCATGCTTGCTTTATCAAATGtgcaaaagagaaagcagagctaGTGTTTGCAGGAAACAAAATGCAGCAATCTTTGCCAAAGATGAAGTTGTTGATGGAGGATCAGGAAAATACAGCTAGTGCCCAATTTTTGCCCTTCTCATCAATTCATGGGAGTCTGTCATATAAGCCAGAAAATACCAATGtgctttcagagacagaaaacaaaaaaagtctgaGAATAAAATCTATCTTCAATAACTCTTGTCTGCAGTTAATATATGAGCCTGGTAAAGAAACTGATGCTCAAAAGGGTATTGGTCCATCCCATTTCGGCAAGTTTGATATCCAAGAATCTTTTGATGAGACTCGGGTGGATTCAGAAACATCATCAGCTCTGAACTTGGGAATCTCTCTGCCTGAGAGAGAAAAGCTGTGTATGTCATCTGAGAATACACAAATAGAAAATTGTGATTTGTCTTCAACTGAAGTTTTTAGCAAAGTGACAAAACCTCTTTCTGTAACCATGTCTGTTAAGAGAAGAGCCAGCGATGCTGAGGTTCTATCTTCAGAGAAGGAAACATCAACTGGCTTTCTGAATGGTGCAAAAAGCTCAAGCGTTCGTGCACACAGCGAAGAACGTCTGAGAGATGAGGGGCATAGCATGCTAACTGTGAAGGACGTGGATGTGACCTCACCAAAAAGTTCTCACTGTGGAGAGAAGTTTAAGAATGCATGTGTAGAAGAGAAGATGGGAAGAGAAGTAGCCCCTAGAAGAAAGTTGCCCATAGATTCTTTCCTTGATGGAGAAGATTGTCTATGGGCCTCGTTAGAAGATTCGAAAGAATCTGGTAGCAAAAGAGTCCCTCTCAGtactgaaaataatggaaatgttttggaagaaatCCCAAAATCTAACctaaataatcttttaaaagaaagaaaaaaatatataaagctcACAAACTTAGCAGCTACCAGTCTACTTTCAGAAACTCTGCATGATTGTCAAGCTGAAGCTGCATCTGATGCAGAAACTTCACCAGAATTGCAGTATAATACCACACCCACATCTGATCCACGTGTGAATATACTATCAAACAGCTGCAAAGATTCGTCCCCAAACTGCATGGTTTGCAGTGAAGTATGTGTGCCttacaaattaaatgcacagagcAAAGATAAGGAGATTACAGAAGGCCAGGACACTATACCAACTCATTCAGTTTGCAAGGAAAATGAGAGACTTGATCAAATAGAGAAACGTCAGGTACTTAAACGAAAGAACAAGTATGAGAAGATGGAAGTACATCTGTCAGACAAGGCACAAGAACAGAAGTCAGAatatcaagagaaagaaaaaatcacaCTGCAACTAAGTATGTTGCACAGTTCTGAACTCTTACGCAGCTCTTCAGATGAGTTGGTGACATCAAGAAATACGAGGATTGAAGGTCTTTCAGAGGAGATTTTTGCTGTCAGAAGCAGTGAAAATAAACTATGTAGCACTTTACAAGAAGTCAAAAGGCCAAAGATTACCACAGATATTATTAATTCACAGTTTTTGAAGACTCAGGATTCAGAAATGGAAAACCTGAACCTTAATTTAGGATATGATGGAATCCCTGGTGCCTTTGGAATTATAAATAAACTAAGAGGACCTCTTCCATTAAAAAGACAGCCTGGAAGGGCGTGCAAAAAAGTTCCCACATCATATCAgctaaaaacagtaagaaaaggcaaaaaaattagAAGTTCACCTTTTTTTGAGATTGTCCCAGAAATATTGCCTAAGCAGGAAAACACACTTCTCAAATCTCTGTACTTTGCATGTAAACCACCAACAATGGAAACGGAAACAGCCATGAGATTTGTGCATATGCCAAGGCAGAGGGCCAAGAGGTGCAGTTTGTTGAACAGCTTGAAACTTAGAAAACGTACCAAAGAACCGGCATTGTTGAGCAAGCTGTCTGCAATGGCTAGCAAACTCCTGGCACCTGCCAAAAGCATCCATAACTTAGAACCTCTGCCATATTCTTCTGAAATTCTTCCAGTGGGTGAGAGGTATAGCCAACGTAGATCTAAAAATCTATTGGAAGCCTTTTCTTGCATTAACAGAAACTTACACTCACGCTGGGCTGACAGTTGGTGCACCAAGATGTTCAGCTTTCAGCCTTTGGCACTTTATTCTGTAGAATCtaccaaaatacttttttcagacTTGAGCCACAAGCCTCCAACCTCTTTCTTGGATACCCCAGTTTTCCCAATTTCTTTTCACATAAAATTGGACTCCAGTCCTGTGTCAGACCTCACAGGGATTACATCCCAGCACTCTGTACATCACAGACCGGGTGCTTGGGAAGAAATGCCAGCACCGCCTTCAGAGTGGactttctcttttctgctgtCTCAGAGCTGTTCAGGTACAACAGCTTTTAAGGAAGATTCCAGTCTAAGGGGTGAGCTGCATTCCTCTCTCTCTGTAACAACCCCAAGGACTGTTGCCCTTCATCCTGACCGCAGAAGAAATGCTGCAGCTGAAAGGAGAGGAGGTTGCTCCATGCTTGGCCTTCATACAGTGTTAGCACTTTCTTCCCCTGGATGTTACAGGATTTGGACAAGAAGAAGGAACTTAACCAGTCATATTCCTACCATCCAGAGACTATTTATATCACAATTCGCACAGGGTTTGAAAGGGGCAAGGTATCCAACTTGTGTATCGGATGGCCTCGTCTCTTCATTGCCATACTCACTGGGCAGGGTACTATCCATATGGAGTCAGCATGGTCCTGCCTGTCCCTCCGAAATCACTCCTCTCCATTCCAATCACTGCAAGTGGCAGCCAAGTGTGGGCATCGAGAACAG CAATGGCATGTTACCGCACTTACCTGTACAGTGTTTGGAAGCACTACAGACTGCAGGTCATGAGATATG TCTGGCAACTTCATTCCCTCTTCCGTTACCAAAGTCTTGCTCGCTTCCAGAATCATTGCCATCTCCCCCCAGGCTTTCAGCATCTGAGCTCCAGGTCCATGCCCTTGATGAAGCTGATGCTTCTGTTCCAGCCTGTCTTGGATCCCGAGAtgacacagaactgaaaaaa actgAGCCGGAAAAGAGGCCAAAGAAGGTCTCGCAGATCCGAATCAGGAAAACTGTTCCTAAGCCAGACCCTAACCTTACTCCAATGGGACTACCCAAACCAAAAAG GCTTAAGAAGAAAGAATTTAGTTTAGAAGAAATTTACACAAACAAGAACTATAAGTCCCCTCCTCCAGCCAG GAGCTTGGAAACAATCTTTGAAGAGCCCAAGGAGAAAAATGGACGCTTGATCTCTGTCAGCCAGCAGAAGAGAAAGCGGATTCTAGAGTTTCAGGACTTTACTCTTCCCCGGAAAAGGAAGACACGAAGCAAAATCAAAGCAGTGGGTAGTTTCACCCGAGCAAAAAAAGCTGCACTACAGAGTGCAGAGTTAGATGCTCTTCTGAGTCAGAAGCTAATGGACCTTGAAGCCTTTTTTGCAAAGGAGGCTGAGCAGGAGCAGGCCTCTAGCATCTGA